The sequence below is a genomic window from Natrinema salifodinae.
CATCCAGCTGTTCCGAGAAGCCGACATCGAGATCCGTCAGTCGCCGATGTTCAACCGCGACGTTCTGGAGGGCTCGGAGGTCCGTGAACGCATGATCAACGACGGCGACTGGGAGTCGCTCGTCCCCGAACCCGTCGCCGAGGTCGTCGGCGAGATCGGCGGCATCGAGCGTATCCAGATGGTCAGCGAGACGGACTCGAACGGCAGCTGATCGTGCACTACTCCCCCTCTCCGGACGGTTCACGGGGTAGAGACATGCGCCGATTTCCGTCCGCGCGGCCCCTGACGGCGATGGTTCGCTGGCTCGTCGCGTGGATCGGCGGGTGGGTTCGGAGCCCTGCCGATCCTCGGTGACGGTGTTCGGGCCCCACGGCTCGAGAAGGTTCGAGCGGTTCCGAATCGCCTTTCCTCGGCCGAGGGGTACAGGCGGACATGATCACGCTCGCATCCGACTTCGGGTCGCCGTATCCGGCGGCGATGAAGGGGGTCATCCTCCAGCGAACCGATGCCCGTCTCGTCGACGTCGCACACGACTTCCCGCGACAAGACGTTCGCTCGGCCGCCTTCTGGCTCCGCGAGGTGCTCCCCTATTTTCCGCCGGCGACTCACCTCGTCGTCGTCGACCCCGGCGTCGGCACCGACCGGAACGCGCTCGTGCTCCGTGCGGGCGACCACGTCCTCGTCGGCCCGGACAACGGCGTCCTCCTGCCCGCAGCGCGGCAACTCGCCGACGACTTCGACCTCGAGCGCTACGTCGTCGACGAGACGCGAGTCGAGTCGCCCGCTCCGACCGGGAGCGTCCCGCCAGGCGAACCGACAACCTCGAGCGATCCGGATGGGCCGGCGAGCAATACCTTCCACGGACGCGACGTGTTCGCGCCCGCGGCTGCCGAGGCACACGAGGTCGGCCCCGACGGGCTCGAGACGCTGGAGTTCCTCGAGCCAGCCACGGAGTACGTCTCGTTCGAGTTCCCGGAGCCGACGCTCTCGACGGACCGCGCCGTCGGCGAGGTACTGGTCGTCGACGACTTCGGGAACGCGATCACCAACGTGCCCGGCTCCTTCCTCGCGGATCGAGAACGGATTACCGTCGACGGCCAGCAGGTCCCGGTCGGCGACACCTTCGCGTCGGTGCCGGTCGGCGACCGCCTGGCGACCGTCGGCAGTCACGGCTACGTCGAACTCGACGTGAATCGGGGCCGAGGCGACGAGGCGTTTGGTCTCGAACCGGGCGATCAGGTCGGTCTCGAGCCGGCCGACGAGAACGGCGATACCTGATCGGACCGACTCGCGGATCGCGACTCGCAGCCCCGGCGCCGTCAGCCGTCTGTCGACTGATCGGACCCTCCCGGCGGAACGATCACGATCTCACCGTCGGCGTGGACCGTCACGGCACAGACCGAGTACGGAAACGAGACCGAACCGTCCTCGACTGCGGATTCGTCGTGACGCCAGTACTCGAACAGGTCGTTCAGGGCGTCCAGATCGACGGATGCTGACAGCGCCTCGAGGTCGTCCGGCTCGACGCCGAGCACCGCCGAGACGGTCACGAGGAGTGCCGTACTCACCGGTTCGTAGGTGCTGTCGTCCCACTACGTGTGGTAGGTCCCGCGGTCCTCGTGTAAGTAGACCGCGTGACCGCTGGCGTCGCCGACCGGCGTCAGGTCCTTTCGCGGAACGGTCCCGGACATAACACACGATAGTGTAGAGTGTTAACACCTAACAGTGCCGGCCGGTAAAGCGGCCGCCGGCCGTCGATTAGCGCGCGAAAAAACGGCGATTCGTGGTGAACAGCGACGTTACTCGGCGGCGATGACGTCGTCGATGCGGACGATCATCGTGGCGGCCTCGGTCGCGCTCTCGACGGCTTCGCGCTTGACGTCGGCGGGGTCGACGACGCCGTGTTCGAACGGATCGTCGATCGTGACTTCGTCGCCGTCGGTGACCAGGCCGGCCCGGCCCTCGGACTCGTGGGCAGCGCGGAGGTCCACGAGCGCGTCGATGGGGTCCCAGCCGGTGTTGGCCGCGAGCGTGCGCGGGACGACGTCGAGCGCGTCGGCGAAGGCCGTCACGGCGAGTTGCTTGCGGCCCTCGATGCCGGCGGCTTCCTCGCGGATCTTGTCCGCGATGGCGATCTCGGTCGCGCCGGCGCCGGGGACGACCTCGCCGGATTCGAGCGCGGTCGCGACGACGTCCAAGGCGTCACCGATGGCGCGCTCGAGTTCGTCGACGACGTGTTCGGTGCCGCCGCGGACGAAGACGGTGACGGTCTCGGCGGCCGCACCGCCCTCGACGAACGCGAGGTCGTCGTCGCCGACGGTTTCGGCGGCGATCCGGTCGGCCGCGCCGAAGTCGTCCGCCTCGAGGTCCTCGAGGACGCCGACGCGGGTGGCGCCGGTCGCGGACGCGACCTTGCGGGCGTCGCTGTCGCCGAGGCCCTCGAAGACCAGGATGTCCTCGTTGGCCAGGGCGGTGGCGACACGGTCGTCGACGTCCTCGGTGGTGAAGACGACGTCGGCCCCGCTGTCGGCGACGGTCTCGGCGTAGTTGTCGAGTTCGCTCTCCTCGGCGTCGATGGCAGCGTTGAGCTGGTCGATCGAGTCGATGGCGTACTCAGCGTCGACGTCGCCGGTGCGGACGCCGAGTTCGACGTCGAGGATGGCGATCGAGGCGTCCTCGACCGCGTTGGGCATCGCGTCGTGAACGGGTTCCTCGTCGACGATGATGCCGGGGACGAGCTCGGTCGCGTTCGACGAGGCGCCGATCTGGGTGTGGACAGTGACGTTGTCCCGCTTGACGCCCTCGTCGGTGTTGACGTGGCGGACGGCCTCGACGACCGTCTCAGCCAGCGATTCGGCGGTGAGGCCGCCGGTGCCCTTGCCGGTCATGCTCGACTCGGCGACCTGCCGGAGGATCTCGTCGTCGACGTCGGCCTCGTTGACCTGCTCGGCGATCGCGTCGAGCGCGATCTCGGCGGCCTGGTGGTAGCCCTCGACGATCGTCGTCGGGTGGACGTCCTGCTCGATGAGGTCCTCGGCCTCGCCGAGCAGATTCCCGGCGATCACGGCCGCGGTCGTCGTGCCGTCACCGACTTCTTCTTCCTGGGAGTCGGCGACTTCGACGATCATCTGGGCCGCGGGATGCTCGATATCCATCTCGTTGAGGATGGTCGCACCGTCGTTCGTGATGACGACATCCCCGCCGGAATCGACGAGCATCTTGTCCATCCCGCGGGGCCCGAGCGTCGTGCGTACCGACTCGGCCACGGCCTTGCCGGCCATGATGTTCGACGACTGCGCGTCGCGACCCTGCGTTCGCTGGCTATCCTCGCTCAAAATGAACATAGGCTGTCCGCCCATGCGTCGCTGTTGTGCCATCGTTGATCCTCACTAACCATGTCGTCAGCACTTCTATATAATTCTTTCCCTCCAAACGCCGCCCCGTCTTGCGATTGCGCGCGCGAATCCCCGACGGGACGGCCCGCTGCGGAGCCGGTAGCAAAATATAGGTCCGCTCGGAAGACTCCGATGGGAATGCTGGAGCTGGAACACGAATTTCGCGTCGTCGACGTCGCGACGCGACTGCCGCGGGCGGACGGCAGCGGGGGACCCCGAAATCGAACGATCACGGCCGACCGACTCGAGCGGGAGATGCACCAGGCGGGGATCACGAAGGCCGTCGTCTTTCCGCCCTCCCAACCCGAGACGAGCTACGTCGCACCGAACAACGGCGTCGCCAGGCGCAGCGTCGACCGGCCGTTCGTCGCCTTCGCCAGGATCAACGGGACCCAGACACCGGGACGGAATCCGACGGGACGGCTGCGAAACGCCGTGAGCAGCCGTAAGGAGTACCACACGACCCCCGACGACGTCGAGAAGTATGCGTACGACGACCGGTTCCACGGGTTCGTCCTCGATCCCGCGGTCGACAACTACCCCGACGAGGACGTCCTCGCGGCCCTCGAGGACGTCGGGCTGCCGGTGATCGTCCGCGGCGGCGTCGACGCGCCGCCCGCGACGCTCGCGGCGACGCTGCTCGATCGCTCGTTCCCGGTCGTCGTCGGCCGCTTCGGGGGCCATCCCCTGGATCGGGCGCTCATGAACGAGATGATCGGCTTCTTGGAGGAGTACGATAACTGTTATCTCGAGTCGAGCTTCGTCCGCTACCGCGAGGAACTCGAACGCGCGGTCCTAGAACATCCCGACCGCGTGTTCTTCGGCAGCGGCGCGCCCGCCTGTCATCCCAACGTCGGCGTGATGGAGATCCTCACCTTGGACGTCTCGGAAGATATGCTCCGCCGCGCCTTCTCGAAGAATGCCTGCCGCGTGATCGACGCGCTCGCGCCCACCGCTGGCGTCTGAGCCGGCGTCGCCATCGCACCCGCCGGACGGTAAGCGCTCCCGCGAGCGCTACGCTCGGAGCGAGACGGGCGATTCCCCGCTCCCAGCACCGGTCTCGGGACTCACCTCTGCCGCAGCCGGAACAACACTCAGTCAGCCGAATATAATTTCTATCTTAGAGGTCCTGTGGTTCGATTCGCACTGTTCGCCCGCTGGATCCGCCGTGAAAACGTCTGTCGAAAATAACGACAGCTGAGGGATCGATACATTCATCATATTTCATGAGTGGGAGACAGGTGCATGCTCGACGGATTCGCACTGATACTGTTGCTCGCCGCCGCGGTGGCATTTATCATCCTCGCGACGGCGAAGTTAGATCTGCACGCGTTCCTGGCGCTGCTGATCGCCGCGTACCTGACCGGCCTGGCCGCGGGACTCGATCCCGCGGAGGTCGCCTCGCTGGTGACCGACGGGTTCGGCGGGATCCTCGGCTACATCGGCATCGTCATCATCGCCGGGACGATCATCGGCACCTGTCTCGAACGGTCGGGTGCGGCGATCGTCATCGCGGAGACGATCCTCGATTACGTCGGCGAGAAGTACACGACCGAAGTGATGGCGATCACCGGCAGTATCGTCAGCATTCCGGTGTTCTGTGACTCCGGGTTCGTCATCCTCTCCGGACTGAACCGCTCGCTCGCCCAGCGTTCCGGGCTCTCGCTGTCGACGCTCGGCGTGGCGCTGGCAGGCGGCCTCTACGTCACTCACGTCTTCGTCCCGCCGACGCCGGGTCCGATCGCGGCCGCGGGGATCGTCGGCGCGGATATCGGCCTAGTCATGCTGGCCGGCATCCTGGTCAGCGCGCCGATCGTCTTCGTCGCCGCGATCTGGGCCGATAAGGTCGCATCGAACTACCACATCGATCCGAACCCGGAGATGACCATCGAAGAGATCAAAGACGAGTACGGGACCTTACCCTCGCCCGCGGCGTCGTTCGCGCCGCTGCTCGTCCCCATCGCGCTCATCGCGCTGGGCTCGATCGCCGCCTATCCCGAGGCGGAGAATCCGGAACTGATCACCGGGACGCTCCAGCGCTGGCTGCTGTTCCTCGGTGACCCCGCGGTCGCACTGCTCATCGGCGCGTTCATCGCCTTCGGCATCGTGCCGCAGTTCGAGCGCGACGTGATCGACGACTGGGTCTCCGACGGCATCACGAACGCCGCCGTAATCCTCGCCGTCACCGGCGCCGGCGGCGCGTTCGGGGAGGTCCTCTCGGCGCTCCCGCTCGAGGCGTTCATCACCGACACGCTGGGCGGCCTCGGTATCGGCCTGTTCGCCGCGTTCGTCGTCGCCGCGGCGATGAAGTCGGCACTCGGCTCCTCAACGGTCGCGATCCTGACCACCGCCAGCCTGGTCGCGCCGCTGCTTGGCTCGCTCGGCCTCGACACCGAGATCGGCCAGGTCTTCACCGTCCTCGCGATCGGGGCCGGGAGCATGACCGTCAGCCACGCCAACGACTCCTACTTCTGGATCATCACGGAGTTCACCGACATGGAGACGCCGACGGCCTACCAGGCCTGGACGCTCGCGACGCTGGTGCTCGGCGTCTCGAGCATCCTCTGGATCGTCGTCCTGCGGAACGTGGCGGGAATGATCGTCTGAGCCGCCCCGATTCGATTCCGATTTCGATTCCCGTTCCTATTCGACGACCAGCACCCGCAGATCGTTCAGGTTCGTTCCGGTCGGCCCCGTAAGAAGGAGTCCGTTCCGCTCGTCGAGATACGGATAGACGTCGTTTTCCGCGAGCGCCTGGCGCGCGGCCGCCGGCTCGTCGACGGTCGTCTCGTCGACGATCGCGCCGGCGGCGTCGGACGCGCCGTCGATGCCGTCGGTATCGACCGCGGCGACGGTGATCGAGCTCTCGTTTCCGGTGCCGTTCCCGCTTTCGCCGCTGTCTTCGCCCCGACTGTCGCCCGCGAGTTCGAGCGCCGCGCTCGTCGCGAACTCCTGATTCGGCCCGCCCGTTCCGTCGCCGCGGAGCGTCACCGTCGTCTCACCGCCGGAGAGGAGTACGGCCGGCGGTTCCACGGGCGTGCCCGTAGCCCGGACCTCCTCGGCGATCGCGACGTGTGCGGTGGCCGCGTCGCGGGCCTCGCCGCGGACCCGCGAGGAGAGCACGAGCGGCTCGTAGCCGCGCTCGGCCGCGGCCTCGCGGGCCGCCTCCAGCACCGTCATCCCGTCGGCGACGACGTGGTTCGATACGCGTTCGAACGCGGGATCGTCGGGACCGGGCGTCTCGGACACCTCGCCGGCCGCGCCGCGTTCGAGGCGGTCCGAAACGGCCGCAGGCGCGTCGATCTCGTACCGGTCGAGGACCGCGAGCGCGTCGTCGAACGTCGACGCGTCGGGCGCGACGGGGCCGCTCGCGATCACACTCAGGTCGTTCCCGACCACGTCGCTGAGGATCAGCGAGGCGACCGTCGCGGGCGCGGCCCGGCGCGCTAAGCGCCCGCCCTTCAGCGCCGAGAGGTGCTTGCGGACCGCGTTGATCTCGCCGATATCGGCCCCGCTCGCGAGCAGATCGTCGGTCGTCGCCTGGAGGTCCGCGAGCGAGACGTCGCCGGCGGGCGCGGGCATGAGCGCGCTGCCGCCGCCGGTGATCGCCGCCAGGACGAGCGCGTCTTCGTCGGCCGCGTCCGCTTCCGCCAGCAGTTCGCGCGTGGCCTCGACGCCGCGCTCGCTCGGGACGGGGTGGTCGCCTTCGCGGACCGCGACCCGCTCCGTCGCTACCGGGTCGTCCGTCACGACGATACCACGGTCGATCCGGTCGCCGAGCAATTCCTCGAGCGTCGCGGCGACGTGGGCCGCGGCGTTGCCCCCGCCGAGTACGACGACCTCGTCGTACTCGTCGAGGTCGTACGCGGCGTCCGCGATGCGAAGGGTCCCGTCTTCGAGCGAGACGGCGTCGCGGACGACCGTCCGCGGGTGGCCCGCCTCGATGCCCGCTTCCAGACAGTCGAGCGCGACGTCCCGGGCCTCGGTCGCCGCCAGGCGGTCCCGGTCACGGATCTCGGTCACGCGCGATCACCCACTCGGTTCGTGGAGACGCCTGAGCCCGCGTCTGCAGACGAATCCGGAGCAAGACCCGGATCTACCTTCTGGCCTCGGCCCGGTCCGATACGGTTCGACTCCGTGCGCCGCGGATCGGCGGTCGGCTCGCTCATGGCGACGTGGTCGCTCGGCAGACGGTAAAACTAGATGGTTCTTCGCTAGCGACAAGATTCAACGGCGGTCGTAGATCCGGACCGCGCGGTCGTGTCGCGTCGAGAGGCCGTTGGGATTGCGC
It includes:
- a CDS encoding SAM hydrolase/SAM-dependent halogenase family protein, with product MITLASDFGSPYPAAMKGVILQRTDARLVDVAHDFPRQDVRSAAFWLREVLPYFPPATHLVVVDPGVGTDRNALVLRAGDHVLVGPDNGVLLPAARQLADDFDLERYVVDETRVESPAPTGSVPPGEPTTSSDPDGPASNTFHGRDVFAPAAAEAHEVGPDGLETLEFLEPATEYVSFEFPEPTLSTDRAVGEVLVVDDFGNAITNVPGSFLADRERITVDGQQVPVGDTFASVPVGDRLATVGSHGYVELDVNRGRGDEAFGLEPGDQVGLEPADENGDT
- a CDS encoding HalOD1 output domain-containing protein, encoding MSTALLVTVSAVLGVEPDDLEALSASVDLDALNDLFEYWRHDESAVEDGSVSFPYSVCAVTVHADGEIVIVPPGGSDQSTDG
- the thsA gene encoding thermosome subunit alpha; translated protein: MFILSEDSQRTQGRDAQSSNIMAGKAVAESVRTTLGPRGMDKMLVDSGGDVVITNDGATILNEMDIEHPAAQMIVEVADSQEEEVGDGTTTAAVIAGNLLGEAEDLIEQDVHPTTIVEGYHQAAEIALDAIAEQVNEADVDDEILRQVAESSMTGKGTGGLTAESLAETVVEAVRHVNTDEGVKRDNVTVHTQIGASSNATELVPGIIVDEEPVHDAMPNAVEDASIAILDVELGVRTGDVDAEYAIDSIDQLNAAIDAEESELDNYAETVADSGADVVFTTEDVDDRVATALANEDILVFEGLGDSDARKVASATGATRVGVLEDLEADDFGAADRIAAETVGDDDLAFVEGGAAAETVTVFVRGGTEHVVDELERAIGDALDVVATALESGEVVPGAGATEIAIADKIREEAAGIEGRKQLAVTAFADALDVVPRTLAANTGWDPIDALVDLRAAHESEGRAGLVTDGDEVTIDDPFEHGVVDPADVKREAVESATEAATMIVRIDDVIAAE
- a CDS encoding amidohydrolase family protein produces the protein MLELEHEFRVVDVATRLPRADGSGGPRNRTITADRLEREMHQAGITKAVVFPPSQPETSYVAPNNGVARRSVDRPFVAFARINGTQTPGRNPTGRLRNAVSSRKEYHTTPDDVEKYAYDDRFHGFVLDPAVDNYPDEDVLAALEDVGLPVIVRGGVDAPPATLAATLLDRSFPVVVGRFGGHPLDRALMNEMIGFLEEYDNCYLESSFVRYREELERAVLEHPDRVFFGSGAPACHPNVGVMEILTLDVSEDMLRRAFSKNACRVIDALAPTAGV
- a CDS encoding GntP family permease, with translation MLDGFALILLLAAAVAFIILATAKLDLHAFLALLIAAYLTGLAAGLDPAEVASLVTDGFGGILGYIGIVIIAGTIIGTCLERSGAAIVIAETILDYVGEKYTTEVMAITGSIVSIPVFCDSGFVILSGLNRSLAQRSGLSLSTLGVALAGGLYVTHVFVPPTPGPIAAAGIVGADIGLVMLAGILVSAPIVFVAAIWADKVASNYHIDPNPEMTIEEIKDEYGTLPSPAASFAPLLVPIALIALGSIAAYPEAENPELITGTLQRWLLFLGDPAVALLIGAFIAFGIVPQFERDVIDDWVSDGITNAAVILAVTGAGGAFGEVLSALPLEAFITDTLGGLGIGLFAAFVVAAAMKSALGSSTVAILTTASLVAPLLGSLGLDTEIGQVFTVLAIGAGSMTVSHANDSYFWIITEFTDMETPTAYQAWTLATLVLGVSSILWIVVLRNVAGMIV
- a CDS encoding glycerate kinase type-2 family protein, producing MTEIRDRDRLAATEARDVALDCLEAGIEAGHPRTVVRDAVSLEDGTLRIADAAYDLDEYDEVVVLGGGNAAAHVAATLEELLGDRIDRGIVVTDDPVATERVAVREGDHPVPSERGVEATRELLAEADAADEDALVLAAITGGGSALMPAPAGDVSLADLQATTDDLLASGADIGEINAVRKHLSALKGGRLARRAAPATVASLILSDVVGNDLSVIASGPVAPDASTFDDALAVLDRYEIDAPAAVSDRLERGAAGEVSETPGPDDPAFERVSNHVVADGMTVLEAAREAAAERGYEPLVLSSRVRGEARDAATAHVAIAEEVRATGTPVEPPAVLLSGGETTVTLRGDGTGGPNQEFATSAALELAGDSRGEDSGESGNGTGNESSITVAAVDTDGIDGASDAAGAIVDETTVDEPAAARQALAENDVYPYLDERNGLLLTGPTGTNLNDLRVLVVE